The genomic window ATCTTCTTTTTATTCCTCGGCGATCCTCGGCTCCTCGGCGCCTCGGCGATAGGCCCTTCGATCGAGATTGCCGGATTCATCGGGTAACAGGTCGGCAGCAGTGGACTTCAGGCATCTTGGAGTTGTCGAGAAACCAGGATGAGAGGAGGCCGCTGCTGCCTACCAAGGAGCTTATTGCCCGTTTGGGCGGATGGAAAGGGCATCGCGTCGGAACCGTGGAAAGGTTCGAACCGGGGGAGAAGGGTACCCGCGCCCAGGTCTGGATCGAGTTGCTCGGCTTCGGTGTCCACCCTCGGACCTGCAGCGGCTGCCAGCGCAAGGTTTCAGCGGTGCACGACTGGTCCCAGCGAGAGATCCGGGACCTGCCCGTGTTCGACGCGGATACCGTGTTGGTGGTCGGGCGTGCCCGGGTGGCCTGCCCTGCCTGCGGACCCAAGCTGGAGGCCCTGGACTGGCTGGAACCCTATGCACGGGTCACCAACTGCATGGCCGAGAGTGTGGCCCGCATGTGCAAGGTCATGCCCATCAAGCGGGCTGCCGAGCATTATGGCCTCCACTGGGGCACAGTGAAGGACATCGACAAGGCCTATCTGGAGCGCACGCTGGAGCCAGCCAGACCAGGCAAGGTCCGGCTGCTCATGATGGACGAGTTCGCCCTCCATAATAGTCAGTAAATCGGGTTCGCGGAACCCAGGCCTTCGGCTGGGTCGGTGCGATGACGCGCAACCCGATTTACGGTCTTGAACAAGCCCGGAGCGGCAGGGGCCGGCGCGACTGGGCTGCTATGGGCAAATCGAGCTTGGCAGGCCGCCTGAGGATGGTGGAAACGCCTTGGCCATCGTCTCCCTGACCTTCGATTTCACGCTCTGTTCTGGCCGCGATGGTTCCGCTCCTGTCCATGAGCAGACCCTCTCCAGCCCACCGTGGTGGCAGGTTGCGGCGCGAGAAAGCCTGGTCGTTGTGGGGACGGTCAGCATGGGGCGTCAACTTCGGGAGGTGCCCGGGGGGCGGTGGGATCCAGGCGGACCCGGTGGAGCATGCCGCCGCAGACAGGGCAGGCGCGCATCTCTTGCTCCAGCCATGTCACCGGGGATGGAGTTGCCTTGACCTTGGTCTCGCCCAGGGCCTGCCGGGCCTGGTCCAACAGACCTCCGGGCTGGGCGGCGGCGTAGAGGCCGGCGTGGCGGATTTTTCGGAAGCCCGGGGGGAGGACGTGCTGGACCAGGCGGTGGAGGAATTCCGGCGGCTCCAGGGTCGCGGTGAGGCCGTGCTTGGTGCGAAAGGTCACCTGGTCGTCCGTGACATCCACCAACCGGGAATTGGCGATGCCCACCCGGTGGGTATAGCGCCCGAGGTAATGGAGCACGTGGCCGGACTTGCGGAACGGCTTCTTGACGTAGGCGATCCAGCGCTTCTCTTTCACCTGTGCGATCAACTGGGCGTAGGCGGCCACGACGTTCCGGGAACTTGCCCCCATCCCGGGCGGCCCCCAGGGCGGCCAGGACCTTGCCGCGGAACACGTCGCCCAGCATCTTCAGGGGAAACAGGTAGCGGTGCTTGAGCCGGATGAAACGGCCGCCATCCAGGCTCAGGCCGCCGGTGCTGACCAGCGCGTGGACATGGGGGTGGAAGGCCAGTTCCCGGGTCCAGGTATGCAGGATCAGAGTCAGGCCAAAGGTCAGGCCCTTGCGGGTCCTGCCCAGCTCCAGAAGCGTATCGGCCACGGCGCGCAGCATGGCTTGGTAGACCTCGGCCGGGTGGAGCCGGGCCAGAGCCCGCAGTTCAGCCGGCAGGGTGAACACCACGTGGAAGTGGCCAATGGCCAGGATCCGTCGACTGCGCGCGGCGATCCACTTCTCCTGGGCCAGGGCCTGGCACTTCGGGCAGTGCCGGTCCCGGCAGGAGTTGTAGGCGATCCGCTCATAGTCGCCGTGCTCGCAGACCAGCTTGTGGCCGCCGAGGGCGGCGGTGCGGCAACGACTGATCGCGGTCAGCACCTTCTTCTGTCCCGGGGCAAGGCGATGCCTGGCCTCCAGGGCGGGGCGGTGCCTGCGGACGATCTCGCCGATGTCGAACCGGGGCCGGGGCCCCACGCCTCAATCCGGCAGGTCTTCCAACGGACTGCGGATGGCAGCAACCTGGCTTGGTGCGACCTGGGTGTAGATCTGAGTGGACCGGATGCTGCCGTGGCCCAGGACAACCTGGATCCGGCGCAGGTCCTCCCCGTTCTCCAGCAGATGGGTGGCGAAGGCGTGGCGGAGCATGTGCGGACCCACGATCTTGCCGATGCCGGAGGCGGCTGCCGCGCACAACAGGGCCCGGCGCGCCGTCTCAGGGCAGATGGGGTTGCCCAACTTGGAGGCGAACAACCAGGGCTTCGGCGGCTGCTCGTGCTTGTAGTAGGTCCGCAGCAACCCGTAGAGCTTGCCGTCCATGGGCACCATCCGCTCCTTGCCACCCTTGCCATGGCGGACATGGATGACCTTCTGCATGGCATCAATATCACGGGTTTCCAGCAGGCTGGCCTCATTGATACGCAAGCCGGTGGCATAGATCAGGGTGAAGAACATGCGGTACTTGGCGGTCGTGAACCCGTCCAGGAGCCGCTGGATCTCAGGCCGGCCGAGGATCGAGGGCAGGTGCGCCTTGGCCTTGGGGATGGTGATCCAGGCCACCTTCTCCGGCTGGCCCAGTGTCCTTGAATAGAGAAATTTCAGGGCCGAGTAATGCTGCCCAAGCCGGGACGCCCCGACCGCCTGGCCGCGGAGATGGTCAACCCAGCGCCGAACCGCCTCCTGGCTCGCATCCGGCAGGTCCTGGCCGAGGAACTCCTCGAAACGCCGGGCCGAAGCGACATACAACTCGATGGTTCTTTCCGCCCGGCCCGCCATTCGGAGATCGCCGGAAAATCTGGACAGAGATACACTATCTGCACGCATGCAGTTCCTCCTTGGTTATGGGGACGGTGCTGACACACCGCCATAACCAAGGAGCCTGCTTTTATATACTTCCGCAAGTCCCCCGGTGAGCGACCGGACTGGACGGGCGTTTTTCACCCTGCCGGGAAGCGGCTTCGTTCAAGGGGCAGAGCTACGCCACGGTGTTCGCCGATACCGAAACCCGCCAAGTGCTTTGGGTGGGCAAAGGCCGGGGCAAGGCGGATATCAGGCCCTTCTTCGAATGGCTCGGCAAGCGGCGGTGCCGCAAGATCGCGGCGGTGGCCATGGACATGTCCCCCACTTTCGAAGCGGAAGTCCGCCAACACTGCCCCAATGCCGAGATCGTCCTGGACCAGTTCCATGTCCTGGCCAATTTCGGAAAGCAGGTGCTCGACCGAATCCGGGTCAACGAGGCCAATCGGTGCCGGGACGACAAGGCCGCCCGGGAACTCATCAAGGGGGCCAAGTGGCTCCTGCTGGGCAACTGGGAGAACCTGCCCAACCGGGAGAGCAAGACCAGGCTCAACGCGCTCCTGGAGGCGAACCAAGCCCTCATGACGGCCTACGTCATGAAGGACGCCCTTAAGGCCCTGTGGGGCTTTAAGCGAGAGGGCTGGGCCCGGAAGGCCTGGGAGAACTGGCTGGCCATGGCCACCTCAAGCGGCCTGCCGCCTTTGGTACGTTTTGCGAAAAACCTGGCCAAGCGGATCGAGGACATCCTCTCGCACTGCCGGTGGCACCTGAACACCAGCATCCTGGAGGGGATCAACAACAAGATCAAGGTCCTGAAGCGGATCGCCTATGGGTACCGGGATGAGGCCTACTTCTTCCTCAAGATCCGTGCGGCCTTCCCCGGAAATCCGTGAAGAACCGAAAAAAGGTTGCCTTCAGAGCGTCATCGCCAGCAGCGCCTGCGCCAGCACGATCTTCAGGATCGTCGCCAGCGGGTACACCGCCGCGAAGCCGACGTTGGGCAGGTCGTTCTTCGACTGCTGGGTGGCGTAGCCCAGCACCACGGGCTGCGTGTGGGTTCCGGCCACGATGCCGAAGAGGAGGCTCAGGGGGATGCGGAACACCTTGTGGCCGAGCCAGTAGGCCAGGGTGTCGGCGAGGGTGGCCACCACCAGGGCCGCGAGCAGGAAGATGGGCAGCCAGCTGATGTTCCTGGAGAGGATCTGCCGGAAGCCCTCCCCGGAGATCACGCCGATGCCGGCGGCGAACAGCACCAGGCCGAACTGGCGGATGGTGTGGTTGGCGCTGTAGGGGATGTTCCACACGAACTGGCCCAGCTTGTGGAAGCGGCCCAGGACGAGGCCCACCACCAGGGGGCCGCCGGCGAAGCCCAGCTTGAAGATGATGCCGTGGCCCAGGGGGAAGGGAATCTGGCCCACGGCCAGGCCCAGGGCGAGGCCCATGGCGAAGGTGAGGAAGCTGGCTTCGGAGAGTTCGCGGTAGCTGTCGCCGAAGAGCTCCTCCACGGCGGCGATGTTGTCCCGGGCCGTGGCCACGCGGATGCGGTCGCCCAGTTCCAGCACCGTGTCGGCGTCGGGCACGAACCACACGTCGCCGCGGCGGAGGCGGCTGACCATGCAGTTGTGCTTCTCGGGCAGCTGCAGGTCTCTCAGGGGCCGGCCGATGAGGTCGTGATTGCTCACGAAGACGCGGGTGGAGTCGTACTCGCTGATGTCGTGCTGGAGCGCGATGTCCGACTTGCGGCCCAGGAAGGCCTGCGCCCGCTCCACATCCTCGGGCGTGCCCACCACGACGAGCAGATCGCCCGCCTCCAGGGCCACGTCCAGGGGGGCCATGATGAAGTCCCCGCCCCGCTTGAGGCGGTTGAACACCACCTTGCAGTTGGCCTGCTCGCGCAGGTCCACGTGGGTCCGGCCGGCGGCCCGGGCCTCCACCTCGATGGTGCGGGCCTTCAGGTGGCTGGAGCCGGAGCTGGAGCCGTGGAGAGCCGCGGCCTCCCGCTCCAGGTCCACCTTGAAGATCCGCCTGCTCAGCGGAATGCTGAGCATGGGCACCAGGACGCCGATGGGGTAGGCGATGGCGCTGGCCACGGTGGGCTGCGCGATGACCAGGGCGTCGGAGGTGGTGCGCTTGAGGGCCTCGATGACGCCCGCGAGGGCGGGCATGTTGGTGAAGGAGCCCGCCAGGAGGCCCGCGGCGTAGCGGCTGTCGAAGCGGAGGACCTTCGCCAGGACCACCACCACCGCGGTGCTGAAGACCATGACCACGGCCACCACGGCGTTCCTCTTGAGGCCCTCCTTGCTGAAGGAAGCCCAGAAGCTGTGGGCGATGGCCAGGCCCATGGCGTAGACGAAGATGGCCAGGCCCAGCTCGTAGATCAGCTTCATCTCCCGGGAAAGGTCCTTCTTCACGAGGGGGTCGAGGCCGGGGGTGACCACCACGGCGCCCAGGGCGATGCCCGCGAAGAGGATGCTGGCGATGCCGAAGGAGGCCCCGGCCACCCGCAGCTTGGAGATGGGATAGCCCAGGGCCACCACCGCGAAGAGCATCAGCAGGGGGTTGTGGGCGAGCAGATGGGTCAGGAAGGCCATGGCTACTCCTGCGGGGTCCGGGTGGACGCCGTGGAAGGGAGGGCGGCTGGCTGGGGGAGGAACACCCGTGGGCCATTCCGCAATTTCTTATCCATCCATCCTATCGCCGCTCCATTGGTCGTTCGTCACACCTGACGAGCGGGATGGCAGTCAGCTATGCTTGATGGTTCATCCCGAGGATTCCCATGACGGTCCGGCGTGTGGCCCGCTTCCGCCCTTTCCGCGAACAGGACAACCGGCATTCCGACGCCTGGACCTTCCTGCGCAAGGGCGTGCTCCGGATCCTGGACCTTCTGGCCGTGTCCATGGCCATCCTGCTGGTACTCGCCCCCTTCGTCTGGCGCAAGTGGAAGGCCGACAAGGTGGTTGACGCGTGGTCCCAGCCCAGGATGAGCGAGATCTCCCGCGTGGAGACGGACTGGATGACCCTGCCCCGCCTGCCGGATTTCACCCGCGGGGACGAGCCGGTGGTGAAGGAGTTCCTCAACGCCGAACCCCTGGTCCTGGCCGTTCGGGCCCGGTCGGCCCCCCGGAGCCTATGGATCCGCAGGGGGGACGCGCTCGTGCGGGCGGAAGGGGCCGCCGAGGCGGCCACCCTGAACGCCTGGTTCGCCAAGGCCGAGAAGGACCAGGTATTCATCTCCTTCCCCACGGATGTGTTGCCAGGGGAACAACGCAGCGGCCCCAAGGTCGTCCTGCAGGGGGACCGGTGGGCCGTGGCCAAGGCCTGGCGCGAAGGCAGCCCCGAAGTCGAGCAGTTCCTGCGCAACCATTTCGGGCCCACCCGGAGCTTCCGGGTAGTGCTGCTGAAGGACGGCGACGAGTCCCGCAAGGACCTGTCGCCCCAGGCCTGGGGCGCGGAGCCCCACCTGCAGGGCGACCCCTACTGGGGGGTCCATTCCGCCTTCTCGGTGCAGCTCATCAGCAACGAATTCCCGGGCTGGACCTTCACCGTCATCCCCTTCCGGGCCGAGGGCCGGGCCATCCAGCTCAACCTGCGCGTGCAGTTCGCCCTGGCCGCGGCCCTGGCCGTGATCGTGGGCCTGTCCCTGGTGCTGGCCCTCTACCTCCGGGCCCGGGCCCGGCGCAAGGCCACCCTGGACGCGGACCGCATGGCCTCCATGACCCACAGCCTCAAGACCCCGCTGGCCATCCTGAAGTTCCGGTGCGACACCCTGCGCCTGGGGCGCCTCCCCCCCGACCAGCTGGATTCCCAGTTGATCCAGATCGGCGAGGAGGCCGACCGCCTGTCCACGATCATCGAGCATGCCCTGATGGCCATCCAGGGCCCCTCGGAGTCGGGCCCGCAGCAGGTGGTGAGCCCCCAGTGGATCCAGGGCGTCGCCGAGGACCTGGCCCCCGCGTTCGAGGCGGAGAACCGGCGCCTGGTGCTGACCTGTTCGGACCAGGCGGGCCGGGCGGCCCTGCCCTCCCTCCGGGCCGCCCTCTTCACCCTGGTGGAGAACGCGCTGTTCCATGGCGCGGGCACGGTGACGGTGGAAACCTCGCGCGTGCGCAAGCGCTTCCTGATCAAGGTCTGCGATCAGGGGCCCGGCCTGGACTCCATGGACATGCGGACGCTGGGCCGTCCATTCATGCGCATTCGGGAGAAGGGCAAGGAGGGTTTCCGGAAGGACGGCCAGGGCCTCGGCCTCAGCCTCCTCATCAAGGTCGTGGAGCGGGAGGGCTGGGGGCTGACCTTCGCGTCCGAACCGGGACGGGGCCTTTGCGCGACCTTGGAGATCCAGCTCGCATGTTAATATTTCATAGTTCCGGAGTCATGAATTGGCACACCTCCTTGTAGTCGAGGACGAAGTCGAGCTTCAGCAACTGCTCGTCACGAATCTTGAATTCGAAGGCTTTTCCGTCGAGGTGGCGGGTGACGGGATCCCCGCCCTGGCGGCCCATGCCAGGCGCCGCGCGGACCTCATCCTCCTGGACCTCATGCTGCCCCACCTGGACGGTTTCAAGGTCATCGAGGCGCTGCGCA from Geothrix sp. 21YS21S-2 includes these protein-coding regions:
- a CDS encoding helix-turn-helix domain-containing protein, with product MERFEPGEKGTRAQVWIELLGFGVHPRTCSGCQRKVSAVHDWSQREIRDLPVFDADTVLVVGRARVACPACGPKLEALDWLEPYARVTNCMAESVARMCKVMPIKRAAEHYGLHWGTVKDIDKAYLERTLEPARPGKVRLLMMDEFALHNSQ
- a CDS encoding transposase, producing MGASSRNVVAAYAQLIAQVKEKRWIAYVKKPFRKSGHVLHYLGRYTHRVGIANSRLVDVTDDQVTFRTKHGLTATLEPPEFLHRLVQHVLPPGFRKIRHAGLYAAAQPGGLLDQARQALGETKVKATPSPVTWLEQEMRACPVCGGMLHRVRLDPTAPRAPPEVDAPC
- a CDS encoding tyrosine-type recombinase/integrase is translated as MRADSVSLSRFSGDLRMAGRAERTIELYVASARRFEEFLGQDLPDASQEAVRRWVDHLRGQAVGASRLGQHYSALKFLYSRTLGQPEKVAWITIPKAKAHLPSILGRPEIQRLLDGFTTAKYRMFFTLIYATGLRINEASLLETRDIDAMQKVIHVRHGKGGKERMVPMDGKLYGLLRTYYKHEQPPKPWLFASKLGNPICPETARRALLCAAAASGIGKIVGPHMLRHAFATHLLENGEDLRRIQVVLGHGSIRSTQIYTQVAPSQVAAIRSPLEDLPD
- a CDS encoding ISL3 family transposase — translated: MDGRFSPCREAASFKGQSYATVFADTETRQVLWVGKGRGKADIRPFFEWLGKRRCRKIAAVAMDMSPTFEAEVRQHCPNAEIVLDQFHVLANFGKQVLDRIRVNEANRCRDDKAARELIKGAKWLLLGNWENLPNRESKTRLNALLEANQALMTAYVMKDALKALWGFKREGWARKAWENWLAMATSSGLPPLVRFAKNLAKRIEDILSHCRWHLNTSILEGINNKIKVLKRIAYGYRDEAYFFLKIRAAFPGNP
- a CDS encoding aspartate:alanine exchanger family transporter; its protein translation is MAFLTHLLAHNPLLMLFAVVALGYPISKLRVAGASFGIASILFAGIALGAVVVTPGLDPLVKKDLSREMKLIYELGLAIFVYAMGLAIAHSFWASFSKEGLKRNAVVAVVMVFSTAVVVVLAKVLRFDSRYAAGLLAGSFTNMPALAGVIEALKRTTSDALVIAQPTVASAIAYPIGVLVPMLSIPLSRRIFKVDLEREAAALHGSSSGSSHLKARTIEVEARAAGRTHVDLREQANCKVVFNRLKRGGDFIMAPLDVALEAGDLLVVVGTPEDVERAQAFLGRKSDIALQHDISEYDSTRVFVSNHDLIGRPLRDLQLPEKHNCMVSRLRRGDVWFVPDADTVLELGDRIRVATARDNIAAVEELFGDSYRELSEASFLTFAMGLALGLAVGQIPFPLGHGIIFKLGFAGGPLVVGLVLGRFHKLGQFVWNIPYSANHTIRQFGLVLFAAGIGVISGEGFRQILSRNISWLPIFLLAALVVATLADTLAYWLGHKVFRIPLSLLFGIVAGTHTQPVVLGYATQQSKNDLPNVGFAAVYPLATILKIVLAQALLAMTL
- a CDS encoding HAMP domain-containing sensor histidine kinase, which produces MTVRRVARFRPFREQDNRHSDAWTFLRKGVLRILDLLAVSMAILLVLAPFVWRKWKADKVVDAWSQPRMSEISRVETDWMTLPRLPDFTRGDEPVVKEFLNAEPLVLAVRARSAPRSLWIRRGDALVRAEGAAEAATLNAWFAKAEKDQVFISFPTDVLPGEQRSGPKVVLQGDRWAVAKAWREGSPEVEQFLRNHFGPTRSFRVVLLKDGDESRKDLSPQAWGAEPHLQGDPYWGVHSAFSVQLISNEFPGWTFTVIPFRAEGRAIQLNLRVQFALAAALAVIVGLSLVLALYLRARARRKATLDADRMASMTHSLKTPLAILKFRCDTLRLGRLPPDQLDSQLIQIGEEADRLSTIIEHALMAIQGPSESGPQQVVSPQWIQGVAEDLAPAFEAENRRLVLTCSDQAGRAALPSLRAALFTLVENALFHGAGTVTVETSRVRKRFLIKVCDQGPGLDSMDMRTLGRPFMRIREKGKEGFRKDGQGLGLSLLIKVVEREGWGLTFASEPGRGLCATLEIQLAC